One part of the Dioscorea cayenensis subsp. rotundata cultivar TDr96_F1 chromosome 2, TDr96_F1_v2_PseudoChromosome.rev07_lg8_w22 25.fasta, whole genome shotgun sequence genome encodes these proteins:
- the LOC120272360 gene encoding putative disease resistance protein At5g05400, whose product MEDIISCKSSAALTTPSKLKTLKLQNLPTLASIYQGKLVCDSLCDIQIVLCPKLKKLPFLINNKPPVSMRIMASQEWWKMLEWDDLQLKELLQPFFENGSMDWDKGLSREQVIKVSPKPFMSGQRNTAST is encoded by the exons ATGGAGGATATAATTTCATGCAAGTCTAGTGCAGCTTTGACTACCCCTTCAAAGTTAAAGACATTGAAGTTGCAGAACTTGCCAACATTGGCAAGCATTTACCAAGGGAAATTGGTTTGTGATTCACTTTGTGATATCCAAATAGTTCTTTGTCCCAAGCTGAAGAAGCTCCCATTCCTGATAAACAACAAGCCTCCTGTTAGCATGAGGATCATGGCGAGCCAAGAATGGTGGAAAATGTTGGAATGGGATGATCTACAGTTGAAAGAACTACTTCAGCCTTTCTTTGAAAATGGTTCCATGGACTG GGACAAAGGACTTTCAAGGGAACAAGTGATCAAAGTGAGTCCTAAACCTTTC ATGTCTGGCCAGAGGAACACAGCGTCGACTtga
- the LOC120272368 gene encoding probable disease resistance protein At5g43730 produces the protein MELYEALRRRRRRNFIIILVDIWDGVSLQNVGIPEAGNDSKIVWTTLSRAVCHIMESDREIEVKGLTPEEAWSLFKEKVGGEDIILPEIKPIAELVARECQGLPQRNMFLGALNSVTTG, from the coding sequence ATGGAGTTATATGAAGctttgaggaggaggaggaggaggaactTTATAATTATCTTAGTTGATATTTGGGATGGTGTTTCTCTGCAAAATGTGGGCATTCCTGAGGCTGGTAATGATTCGAAAATTGTGTGGACCACCCTTTCCAGAGCAGTTTGTCATATCATGGAGAGCGACAGAGAAATTGAAGTAAAGGGCCTTACTCCTGAAGAAGCTTGGAGCTTGTTCAAGGAAAAAGTTGGTGGTGAAGATATTATTTTACCTGAAATTAAGCCAATTGCAGAATTGGTAGCCAGGGAATGTCAAGGGCTGCCACAGAGAAATATGTTTTTGGGAGCCTTAAATTCAGTTACAACTGGTTGA